From Estrella lausannensis, one genomic window encodes:
- a CDS encoding vWA domain-containing protein: protein MDLSQLHFSHPLWLALLLAIPLVGGLYFLYYRRQQPLHQLEKLIDKHLIPYLLLQKGLKREKSRRQVLIWSIAWCLLVLALAGPRWSFREIDTFSRDQSLAILLDLSESMNVQDVLPSRLGRAKQKIEDLLSMSKGVKVGLIAFAADPHMIAPMTDDKETIRHLLPSLDTDLVFVQGSKLTPALEMAGTMLENEPGTNKAIVVISDGGFGDASAIHTAKTLADKGIVLHTMGVGSPEGAPLKNRQGAVLKKDGAAILSKLEKEKFREISKMGNGRYFDADHSQEAALIFEDLKKRANLQKEVQKTRTLWDERFYLFLLPVLPLFLFWFRRGCLFSLLLFTAAPSSAQASLPSFFYNEEQKASQAYEKGDYQTAADTFEDPYRRGVAYYRMGDYQSAEEMFGQSTRPEVASMAAYNLGNALAKQNKLQEAIKAYEDVLEKWPDHKLAKENLDLIKKMLEEQQQQNQNEDKSNPEDQQQKEDEQDSSPQENENEPSQKPSSEKESSKNPNEQKEADRPEKQEQPSKADHQLQTAAKPQPRSQEDLDADLWLNQIKSDPKSFLKTKFYLESKRNGTKEEVDPW from the coding sequence ATGGATCTTAGTCAACTGCACTTCTCGCACCCCCTTTGGCTCGCTCTGCTGCTAGCGATTCCGCTCGTTGGCGGTCTCTATTTTCTTTACTACCGAAGGCAGCAGCCTCTGCATCAGCTTGAGAAGTTGATCGACAAGCATCTGATTCCCTATCTTCTTCTGCAAAAAGGGCTGAAGAGGGAAAAATCCAGGAGACAGGTCTTAATCTGGTCGATCGCCTGGTGCTTGCTAGTGCTTGCTCTGGCAGGCCCTCGTTGGAGCTTTCGGGAGATTGATACCTTTAGCCGCGACCAAAGCCTTGCGATCCTTCTTGATCTTTCCGAGTCGATGAATGTGCAAGATGTCTTGCCATCGCGTCTGGGGAGAGCAAAGCAAAAAATCGAGGACCTGCTGAGCATGTCCAAGGGAGTGAAGGTCGGTCTCATCGCCTTTGCTGCAGATCCGCACATGATCGCGCCGATGACCGACGATAAAGAAACGATCCGTCATCTTCTTCCCTCGCTAGATACCGATCTTGTCTTCGTGCAGGGAAGTAAACTGACGCCGGCCCTTGAGATGGCCGGCACCATGCTCGAAAACGAGCCGGGCACTAACAAGGCCATTGTCGTGATCAGCGATGGCGGTTTTGGCGATGCGAGTGCCATTCACACAGCAAAAACTTTGGCAGATAAAGGGATCGTCCTTCATACCATGGGGGTCGGCTCTCCGGAAGGGGCGCCCCTTAAAAACCGGCAGGGCGCTGTTCTTAAAAAAGACGGCGCAGCCATCTTGTCGAAGCTGGAGAAGGAGAAGTTCCGTGAGATCAGCAAAATGGGTAATGGCCGCTATTTTGACGCTGATCACTCGCAAGAGGCGGCTCTCATCTTCGAGGATTTAAAGAAACGCGCCAACCTCCAAAAAGAGGTGCAAAAGACAAGAACGCTTTGGGATGAGCGGTTCTATCTCTTTCTCTTGCCAGTCCTCCCTCTTTTTCTTTTTTGGTTTCGAAGAGGCTGCCTGTTCTCTCTTCTGCTGTTTACCGCGGCACCCTCTTCCGCTCAGGCATCCCTGCCAAGCTTTTTTTATAACGAGGAACAGAAAGCTTCTCAGGCTTATGAAAAGGGGGATTACCAGACAGCGGCGGATACTTTTGAAGATCCCTACAGAAGGGGAGTTGCCTATTACCGCATGGGCGATTATCAGTCTGCCGAGGAGATGTTTGGCCAGTCTACACGCCCCGAAGTAGCCTCGATGGCAGCGTATAATTTGGGCAATGCGCTTGCTAAACAAAATAAGCTGCAAGAGGCGATTAAGGCATATGAGGATGTGCTTGAGAAATGGCCGGACCACAAGCTGGCCAAAGAGAATCTGGATCTCATCAAAAAGATGCTTGAAGAGCAACAGCAACAAAATCAAAACGAAGACAAATCGAATCCCGAGGATCAACAACAGAAAGAGGATGAGCAGGATTCTTCGCCTCAAGAGAATGAGAACGAACCCTCCCAAAAACCCTCCAGTGAGAAGGAATCCTCCAAGAACCCTAACGAGCAGAAAGAAGCTGATCGGCCAGAAAAGCAAGAACAACCTTCCAAGGCGGATCATCAGCTACAAACAGCCGCGAAACCACAGCCGAGATCCCAAGAAGATCTGGATGCGGATCTTTGGCTCAATCAGATAAAAAGCGATCCTAAGTCATTTTTGAAGACGAAGTTTTATCTTGAATCCAAGAGAAATGGCACTAAAGAGGAAGTTGACCCATGGTAA
- a CDS encoding MBL fold metallo-hydrolase RNA specificity domain-containing protein, giving the protein MKIKIVGAAGGEVTGSSYLIETANAKVMVDAGMFQGGRNTEEKNRLPEGTDPKILDALLLTHAHLDHTGRIPLLLKNGFKNTIYATDATIDLAEIVLKDSAKIQEQDAARKNRYHPERHVEPLYTPNDTLSFRSQCQTVELHQHIPVADGITARFFEAGHMLGSTSIELTVHEKGKTHVVVFSGDLGPIDQPILRPFEQLPHADLVFMESTYGNRDHRPYNETIKEFEEIILKAVESKGKILIPAFAIGRTQQILYHLAILFVQKKVRHFPVFVDSPMAIRAGKVFAEHPDLFDEEATDWKRQGLLPLDRNWFQFCVSMEESKQLNSIEGPCVILAGAGMCNAGRIQHHLKFNLPHQETQVLIVGYQGSGSLGRQLVDGATQVKIHGETIPVRAQIHTLNGFSAHAGQSDLLKWFSSLGQMKPKVVLTHGENLQRETLADQIEKKYGLKPLLPELNETVEI; this is encoded by the coding sequence ATGAAAATTAAGATTGTCGGCGCCGCAGGCGGTGAAGTGACCGGTTCGTCCTACCTGATCGAGACGGCAAATGCCAAAGTGATGGTTGATGCGGGAATGTTTCAGGGAGGCAGAAACACGGAAGAGAAAAACAGGCTGCCTGAAGGGACCGATCCCAAAATCTTAGATGCCCTGCTGCTCACCCATGCTCACCTTGACCATACAGGAAGAATCCCCCTACTCCTTAAAAACGGTTTTAAAAACACCATTTACGCCACCGATGCTACCATTGACCTCGCTGAAATTGTTCTTAAGGATTCCGCCAAAATTCAGGAACAGGATGCCGCCCGTAAAAATCGCTACCACCCCGAGAGACATGTTGAACCTCTCTATACACCCAATGACACTCTCTCATTCCGCTCTCAGTGTCAAACAGTTGAGCTGCACCAACATATTCCAGTCGCCGATGGCATCACCGCGCGCTTTTTTGAAGCGGGTCATATGCTGGGATCCACCAGCATTGAGCTGACCGTCCACGAAAAGGGAAAAACCCATGTGGTCGTCTTTTCCGGCGATTTAGGCCCCATCGATCAACCCATACTCCGTCCGTTCGAGCAGCTACCGCACGCTGACCTTGTTTTCATGGAGTCAACCTATGGAAACAGAGACCACCGTCCCTACAACGAGACGATAAAGGAATTTGAAGAGATCATTCTTAAAGCGGTTGAGAGCAAGGGAAAGATTCTCATCCCCGCTTTTGCGATCGGTCGCACTCAGCAGATTCTCTACCACCTGGCGATCCTTTTCGTCCAAAAGAAGGTGCGCCACTTCCCGGTCTTTGTCGACAGCCCGATGGCGATCCGAGCAGGAAAAGTTTTTGCTGAACATCCCGACCTCTTCGATGAGGAGGCCACCGACTGGAAGCGCCAGGGACTGCTGCCCCTAGACCGCAATTGGTTTCAATTTTGCGTCTCGATGGAAGAGTCCAAGCAACTTAACTCCATCGAAGGGCCCTGCGTTATTTTGGCGGGAGCGGGAATGTGCAATGCCGGCCGTATTCAGCATCATCTGAAGTTCAACTTGCCGCATCAGGAAACGCAAGTTCTCATCGTAGGGTACCAAGGTTCTGGGTCACTTGGCCGGCAGCTCGTCGATGGGGCAACGCAAGTAAAAATTCATGGAGAAACCATCCCTGTTCGTGCTCAGATTCACACTTTGAACGGATTTTCCGCCCATGCCGGTCAAAGCGATCTATTGAAGTGGTTTAGCTCGCTGGGACAAATGAAGCCAAAAGTTGTTCTCACCCACGGTGAAAATCTTCAAAGAGAAACACTCGCAGACCAGATCGAGAAAAAATATGGTTTAAAGCCCCTCTTGCCCGAACTCAACGAAACTGTCGAGATTTAG
- a CDS encoding ku family containing domain-containing protein, giving the protein MPEKKKKTSAKSTKSQGKSTTVVASVKKKAGVKSAKQTTAAGAAKAKRAGAASKPPVKAKAAPKRGQAHKPTAKAASTTRSKAVKKGSSSAASRTAPSRQAAKKSSPAARAKAPKKAAPKSAKQRAPVAKKAAVAKGSAKRSLPAKKKVATQGAKKRAPVAKKGTKAGVKSKSAR; this is encoded by the coding sequence ATGCCAGAAAAAAAGAAAAAAACAAGCGCTAAGAGTACCAAGAGTCAGGGAAAGTCAACCACTGTGGTTGCCAGCGTAAAGAAGAAAGCGGGAGTAAAATCCGCTAAGCAAACAACTGCTGCCGGAGCTGCGAAAGCAAAGCGTGCCGGAGCCGCTTCAAAGCCACCTGTAAAAGCCAAAGCAGCCCCTAAGCGTGGACAGGCCCACAAACCCACAGCCAAAGCCGCTTCGACTACGCGTTCAAAAGCTGTAAAAAAAGGATCGTCATCGGCCGCTTCCCGTACAGCCCCTTCGCGTCAAGCTGCCAAAAAGAGCAGCCCCGCAGCGAGAGCGAAAGCGCCTAAAAAAGCTGCGCCAAAGAGCGCCAAGCAGCGCGCTCCTGTTGCTAAAAAGGCAGCTGTAGCAAAAGGTTCCGCTAAGCGCTCCCTCCCCGCGAAAAAGAAAGTAGCGACGCAAGGCGCAAAAAAGCGCGCACCGGTTGCGAAAAAAGGAACGAAAGCCGGGGTCAAAAGCAAATCCGCGCGCTAG
- a CDS encoding BatD family protein, which translates to MVKKTFFLTSAFFFSMIAAVFAGEFTASVSTSDVRLHESFSLILTLKDTSANDTPSLSALKQHFSISSPQKGTTTTIINGKASSNVTWKFSLTPKSEGALQIPAFTVDTPDGPLSTQPITINVSKGASPKSLEESLGLNVINEVSHASPYKNEPFVYKVILTSKLPLYNIQSYSLQVDDAMVELVEKPKLLEKIIGGVALNVVEYNYLITPLKSGSLTIPPMVIQGAIPQKRKARSASYFDDELDPFALMQGLDRLSPFTMTSDEIKLEIQPPVNGMSPWLPAKALTLQELWPKDQQLRVAEPFSRGLVIEADGLKASQLPNLAELQNLSTSFKVYADKPEEQEKVSRGGIHSSRKEQYTLIPQQAGTWTLPEISIEWWDSVKKEKRTSKIPAREVTILPGASQPQEVAPPPSAPVSNEAAPASSESTLWLYGTIAALSFLLAAALLWIIILQRKIHSLTDGVTPKPAARSATKMPLDSAKKKEKKEKLPDLNPT; encoded by the coding sequence ATGGTAAAGAAGACCTTTTTTCTCACCTCAGCATTTTTCTTCAGCATGATAGCTGCTGTTTTTGCAGGTGAGTTTACCGCCAGCGTCAGCACAAGTGATGTGCGCCTCCATGAGAGTTTTTCTTTGATCCTGACTCTCAAAGACACTTCTGCAAATGACACACCGTCTCTCTCTGCTCTTAAACAGCACTTTTCGATCAGCTCTCCGCAAAAAGGAACCACCACCACGATCATCAACGGGAAGGCCTCATCCAATGTTACCTGGAAGTTTTCCTTAACCCCCAAATCGGAAGGTGCCCTGCAGATCCCGGCCTTTACGGTAGACACCCCTGACGGTCCTCTTTCGACGCAGCCGATTACCATCAACGTGTCAAAAGGGGCGTCGCCAAAGTCTCTTGAGGAGAGCCTCGGATTGAATGTCATCAACGAAGTCAGTCACGCCTCTCCCTATAAAAATGAGCCCTTTGTCTATAAAGTGATACTGACTTCGAAGCTGCCGCTCTACAATATTCAATCCTACTCCTTGCAAGTCGACGATGCGATGGTGGAGCTTGTAGAGAAACCTAAACTGCTGGAGAAGATTATCGGCGGGGTGGCGCTAAATGTCGTGGAGTATAACTACCTGATCACACCCCTGAAATCCGGGTCTCTCACGATTCCGCCTATGGTGATACAGGGGGCAATCCCGCAAAAAAGAAAGGCGCGTTCCGCATCCTATTTTGACGATGAGCTCGATCCCTTTGCCCTGATGCAAGGCTTGGATCGACTTAGCCCCTTCACGATGACCTCTGACGAAATTAAGCTGGAGATTCAGCCTCCTGTCAATGGAATGTCGCCCTGGCTGCCCGCAAAAGCGCTCACCCTTCAAGAGCTGTGGCCGAAAGATCAGCAACTACGGGTCGCCGAACCCTTTTCTAGGGGGCTGGTGATTGAAGCTGATGGCCTCAAAGCGAGTCAACTCCCCAACCTTGCGGAGCTGCAAAACCTCAGCACCTCTTTTAAAGTTTATGCCGATAAACCTGAAGAGCAAGAAAAAGTGTCCAGGGGAGGGATCCACAGCTCCCGTAAAGAGCAATACACTCTGATTCCGCAGCAGGCCGGAACCTGGACTTTACCCGAGATTTCTATCGAATGGTGGGACAGTGTTAAGAAGGAGAAGAGAACTTCGAAAATTCCAGCGCGTGAGGTGACCATTTTGCCGGGTGCCTCCCAACCACAAGAAGTTGCGCCTCCGCCATCAGCGCCTGTTTCTAATGAAGCAGCGCCCGCTTCCTCTGAATCAACGCTTTGGCTCTATGGCACGATTGCAGCCCTGTCTTTTTTACTTGCCGCAGCCTTGCTTTGGATAATCATCCTGCAACGGAAAATCCACAGCCTAACCGATGGTGTCACTCCTAAGCCCGCCGCCCGAAGTGCGACGAAAATGCCTCTAGATTCTGCTAAGAAAAAGGAGAAAAAAGAAAAGTTGCCTGACCTTAATCCCACGTAG
- a CDS encoding vWA domain-containing protein, whose translation MFHFASPWFALLFPLPLLIRWLFPAPPKEAEDEAAEIRFPALQRLRNVYPSSPAVAPKSKSLFFILLSLSWAMLILALMQPENVDQFRQSKNKGYDLMLAVDISGSMQALDFSTPVKAINRLDVTKEVVGNFVKERQGDRLGLILFGQSAYLHVPLTLDAASVSRMLNDAFPGMAGNATAIGDAIGLGVRTLRERPEGSRVLVLLTDGEDNASSIPPLEAAKLAKQYGIRVYTVGIGSKGLVPFPNQLGGYSMGEVAMDEELLKEIAKETGGEYFSATNKKMLSEIYAKINELEKSEANETTFLIREPLYQYPLALSLLLLLSLTLSQLLHRREVYGS comes from the coding sequence ATGTTCCATTTTGCCTCTCCCTGGTTTGCTCTCCTATTTCCGCTGCCGCTGCTGATCCGCTGGCTCTTTCCGGCGCCGCCTAAAGAAGCCGAGGATGAAGCCGCCGAGATCCGCTTTCCTGCCCTGCAGCGGCTGAGAAATGTCTATCCTTCCTCGCCTGCCGTGGCACCAAAGAGTAAATCCCTTTTTTTTATCCTGCTGTCGCTCTCGTGGGCTATGCTGATCCTTGCCCTGATGCAGCCGGAAAATGTAGACCAGTTTCGCCAATCCAAAAATAAGGGCTACGATCTCATGTTGGCAGTCGACATCTCCGGTTCCATGCAGGCGCTGGATTTTTCAACGCCGGTAAAGGCGATTAATCGCCTGGATGTGACGAAAGAGGTTGTGGGCAATTTTGTTAAAGAGCGGCAGGGGGATCGATTGGGGTTGATTCTCTTCGGACAGAGCGCCTATCTGCACGTGCCGCTGACCCTGGATGCCGCTTCGGTAAGCCGGATGCTCAATGACGCCTTTCCCGGTATGGCGGGCAATGCGACAGCGATCGGCGATGCAATCGGGCTAGGGGTCAGAACCCTTCGCGAGCGCCCGGAGGGATCGCGCGTCCTCGTCTTGTTGACCGATGGCGAGGATAACGCCAGCAGCATACCGCCTCTTGAAGCTGCCAAACTGGCCAAGCAGTATGGTATCCGCGTCTACACCGTCGGCATCGGCAGCAAGGGACTAGTGCCTTTTCCTAATCAGCTTGGCGGATACTCGATGGGAGAGGTGGCGATGGATGAGGAGCTGCTTAAAGAAATTGCCAAAGAGACGGGAGGCGAGTATTTTTCAGCGACAAACAAGAAGATGCTGTCTGAAATTTATGCCAAGATCAATGAGCTTGAAAAGAGCGAAGCGAATGAAACGACGTTTCTGATCCGTGAGCCTCTTTATCAATATCCCTTAGCCTTATCTCTTCTTCTTCTGCTCTCTCTCACCCTGTCTCAGCTCTTACATAGGAGGGAGGTCTATGGATCTTAG
- a CDS encoding YidH family protein, whose protein sequence is MSSEEDRSVKSSHARDHMANERTFLAWIRTSIGIMAFGFVVEKFGLFINQMGLLLGNSNSPILRDASHSLQRHSSAFGICLVALGVLICLLAFVKYKKVEKQIETNTFQASILLDIMITLSVFLIGIFLIIYLNSHVLASE, encoded by the coding sequence ATGAGCAGTGAAGAAGATCGGTCGGTCAAGAGCTCCCACGCCAGAGATCATATGGCGAATGAAAGAACCTTTCTTGCGTGGATCAGGACAAGTATTGGTATCATGGCGTTTGGCTTTGTCGTCGAAAAATTCGGCCTGTTTATCAATCAGATGGGTCTGTTGCTTGGAAACTCCAACTCGCCAATCCTCCGAGACGCCTCCCACTCACTTCAAAGACACTCCTCCGCTTTCGGGATATGTCTTGTAGCTCTCGGTGTGCTGATATGCCTGCTCGCCTTTGTCAAATACAAAAAAGTTGAGAAGCAAATCGAGACCAATACATTCCAAGCCTCCATCCTGCTGGATATCATGATTACACTTTCAGTCTTTCTGATCGGAATTTTCCTAATTATCTATCTAAACAGTCACGTCTTAGCTTCTGAGTAG
- a CDS encoding LOG family protein, which yields MAEESNTTANIVKLSDEEAVKEIVINSIFNLWKTVNNLTRLRPSRRERYRVTIFGSARAQPESFAYAQVKQLAKSLAEMDCDIVTGGGPGLMQAANEGATEGGHSKGSQSIGIRVDLPFEQTVNPFVETGHQHETFFSRLHHFAIASDAFVIVPGGVGTTLEAMMVWQLIQVGHIRKDTPLIFLGKMWDGLLDWSRTQFLQWKLTNPEDTDIPYCVHTPEEAIALLQKDHKNWLKEQSPHTKRSNHEN from the coding sequence ATGGCGGAAGAATCCAATACAACGGCAAACATCGTTAAACTGTCCGATGAAGAGGCTGTCAAAGAGATCGTCATCAACTCAATCTTTAACTTATGGAAAACTGTCAACAACTTAACTCGCCTGCGCCCCAGCCGGCGCGAGCGCTACCGCGTAACCATATTTGGCTCTGCAAGAGCACAACCGGAGAGTTTTGCTTACGCGCAAGTTAAACAGCTGGCTAAAAGCCTCGCCGAGATGGATTGTGACATCGTGACGGGAGGCGGGCCGGGACTTATGCAAGCTGCTAATGAAGGAGCGACAGAAGGTGGACATTCAAAAGGATCTCAATCGATTGGAATCCGTGTCGATCTGCCCTTTGAGCAAACCGTCAATCCTTTTGTAGAGACCGGCCATCAGCATGAAACATTTTTTTCCAGGCTGCACCATTTCGCAATCGCTTCTGACGCCTTTGTCATTGTCCCCGGAGGTGTTGGAACTACACTGGAAGCGATGATGGTTTGGCAGCTCATCCAAGTCGGCCATATCAGGAAGGACACTCCCCTAATCTTTTTGGGAAAAATGTGGGACGGCCTACTAGATTGGAGCCGCACCCAATTTCTACAATGGAAACTGACCAATCCCGAAGACACTGACATTCCTTATTGCGTCCACACTCCGGAAGAGGCGATCGCCCTTTTGCAAAAAGACCACAAGAACTGGCTTAAAGAGCAAAGTCCCCATACAAAGAGATCAAATCATGAAAATTAA